Part of the Chloroflexota bacterium genome is shown below.
CGCCGGGTCTATCTTCATGTCTCATAATAACATGGCCGCCACGAGTGTGGTCAACATACCAGCCCGCTTTTCTGAGGGCGCTTACCAGCCTGTCACCTTTTACCTGGGGCAGCTTAGACATGCTATAGGAGCCTCACCCTGGGATTATAGCATAGATAGGAGCGACCAGTGACATTGGCAGCCTAAGTTGCAAAAAGCCCTTGGGCTAACGGCGCAGAGCGCGCTACTGTGGGACAAAATGAAGGTTCGCCTCATTCGAACACTAAGGCGTCATGGGTAAGAGGCCCTGCCACTAGCCTAGCAGTTGGCATCATTCAGGTTCACCGTTTATCCACTTCATGGTTCCGCCATCATTTAGCACCATCTGGGGAACCCCAGGAAACAAGTCCGGGGTTAGTGGCATCAGGGCAAAGGGGTTGTGGTAGATGTGCATCCGGTGCTCGTGCCCGTTGTTCAGCCACTTGAACCGATAAAAGAGCACTGCTGACACTTGCTCGTGACGGCGTTTCCCTTCCCGCACAGAGGTGAAAAACCCGTTGGGCTTTCGCCTCACAGTGACCGCACCCATTCCCGTGGTAGGGCATAGCAATTCCTTGTCCCCGAAGAGAGCATCAAGCTCGTGCCTGGTCCGAATCGGGAACTGTAGATTCCCATAGACAGCTATAAAAAAGGGCATATCGATGGAGCCGTACTTGCCTGCTTTTTGTTCGAGGGCATCACGAATCCGCTTGCCGATAGCGAGTTTTCGAACGCCTGAGATGATCCCGACAACCTCTCCCGGTTCGGGAGAGTCAGAAGCTCTGGTAAGGATTATGATTTTGAGCGAATATGGCGTACCCTGGTGCATGTCCGAGAGGTCAAACTCCAAAACCTCGTCTACCTGGGTCTTTGCACGTTGTTCAATTTGAGCCTTGATTCTTCCGGCAGGGAGACTCGGCGGTAAGTCAGATAGCGGCTTGATGATGACGTCTCTTGATAACTTGCCACCCAGATTATCGGCCACCTGCCTCAATCTCTGCGTCTCTCGTGTGATGAGCTGCTCGTCAAGGATTGCCTTCGCTTCCACAAAGATCGTATCTGTGCCACGCATGACCCTGAAATCAGGCTTGTTCGGGCTTCTAGGCATTTCCGGTTCAATGTCGACAGCCCAGCATTCGCTTTTGAAATAGTGATGAAGGTATAGCTCAAGCCGCACAGACAGGTGGGGATGATCCAAGTCGCTTTCAAGCCTTTGTCTCCAAGCAGTCTGGGGAGGCTCAGGCACTTCCGCCAGCCACGAGAGAAACTCCTGACGTGCCACCACAAGTGGCGGGTCATCGTGTATCGTCAGCCTCTTCCGTCCTCTTACGTTCCACATCACAGCACCATTAGCTTAATACCAAAGTCGCGCTCTCCGCCGTTAGCCCGGTGCTTCAGATACAAAAAGTGCTCCCCGCCCAGGATTCGAACCTCAAATCAAGCAGTTGATGCCCCCCCTACCGTTGGGCTGTGCGGGGAGGATCACGGGTACCGCAGATGGGGCTCGAACCTACAAGAGGTTGCCCTCACCCTTGGCCTTTTCCGTTTTCTTGCCTGACTACCCGACTCTCACTGGATCGTCAGTGCGGCATCCGCC
Proteins encoded:
- a CDS encoding type II toxin-antitoxin system HicA family toxin codes for the protein MSKLPQVKGDRLVSALRKAGWYVDHTRGGHVIMRHEDRPGVKIIIPVHRKPVKPGTLSNILKKAELSAEEIKRLL